The sequence CCGCACCAACCTCTAAAACGCTTTCAAAATATTCTGATCCAATATTTAGTGAAATCAAATGTGCTATCTCCTTCTGAATAGGAGTATAGTTTTCATAAAAAAGGGCTCTATCAAATGAATTCCTGGTAAAATTTTTTATAGATTGTATTTTTTGGGTCATATGTTTTCAAAAATAATCCTTTCCAAAATTTTTTCTTCAACATAATGATTTGAATATAGTTTAATAACACTTCCAAAAATCTTTTTTTGAACGTCCATAAAGGCTTTGAGAGGCAAAATTCTATCAATTGTTAAGGCTATAATCAAAATATTTTTATCATGAACATACTCTTTAAAATTATTTCTCTTTTTAAGAAATATTAGACCCTCTTTAAGAGAACTGTTTATTTTCGTTTTTACATCCTTTTTAATGCCTATTCTAGCCCAAAAATCATTAACGCACTTTTCTCTATCCCTTTCAAAAGCTCGAATCATAAGGTCTACAATTCTTTCGTTAACGTAATCAGTGAAATTCAAAAAGGGAGCTATAAGAATTATTCTTTTTGCATTTAATTTATCAATATCTTTTAAAATTAAGTTTGCCCCCAACGACCATCCTACAAGCATATCTTCTTCCTGTTTTATTTCATCTAAGTACCATTCCGAAAAATTTGGATCTTGAAATGGAACAATGAACTTATACTTTTTAGATATTTCAGGATATATTTCGCTAAAGCCACTCCAGCCGGACAAAAATATCAAATTTTTCCTGCCAGTAAGGTAAATGCTTTCTTTATAAATTCAACTTCATCTATGTTTAAGTCGGATCTTAGAGAGATTCTGAGTCTTGCTAAATTCTTTGGTACAGTGGGCTCTCTTATAGCTGCTACAAACAAGCCTATATCAAACAATATTTCTTGGGCCATCAAAGTCTTCTTGCTATCGCCCAATACAACAGGAATAATTTGGGAAGATGAATTTAATGTATTAAAACCTAAAGACTTTAAGTAATTTCTCACATTGTCAGATATCTGAAGAAGTAACGCCCCGCAAGATGGGTTTTCTTTGACAAATTTTAGCGCTGCAAGATTGGCAGCTATAACAGATGGTGGAAGAGCAGTTGTATATATCAAAGACCTTGCAAAATTAATAAGATATTCAATTACGACTTTATCTCCAGATAAATATCCGCCTAAGCTTCCTAACGCTTTTGAAAAAGTTCCCACATTAAGGTGAACGTCATTGTCCAAAGAATATTCGTGTGCTAAACCTCTCCCATTTCCAAATATTCCAGTAGCATGAGCTTCATCTAAAATTAGAAAAGCATCATATTTTTTTGAAAGTTCAACTAAATTAACCAAATCACATTTGTCTCCATCCATACTAAATATACTTTCCGTAACAACCACCCTATGATTATCTGAACTCTTTAGCATCCTTTCAAGGTGATCTAAATCGTTATGTCTAAACCTATGAAATCTTGTTCCTATAAGAATAGCTCCATCTATCAGACTTGCATGACAAAGCCTATCCATAAAGACTTCGCAATTTTTTGCAATAGATAAAGCTGCAAGATTTGCACAATATCCGCTATTTAATACCAAAGACTTCGCTTTATTTTTAAAATCAGAAATTTCTCTTTCAAGTTCATCATATAAAATGTTGTTACCAATAATAAGCCTTGAAGAAGATATGCCTGTACCAAACTTCTTTATCCCTTCGATTGACATATTTTTTATTATTTCATTATTTGTTAAGCCTAGATAGTTGTTAGATGCCAAATTAAGAAGTTTTTTACCATTTATATTTATATATTTTTCAGCACCATTTGAAATAGGCCTTATGGATCTGAAGTTGAACTGTGACTTTAGATCTAAGATTTTGTGCTCAAGAAGCTTTAAAAACTCCATATGTCATTCTAAATTTTCATATATGTCTCTATCGATTATTCTTTCATACTCAAGCACTTCGTCTTCTTCGAAAAAGATCTTAATTTCTCTTTCAGCTGAATATACAGAGTCAGATCCGTGTATTACATTTCTGCCAAGATCCATTGCAAAATCTCCCCTAATAGTGCCTGGAGCAGCATCTCGAGGATTCGTTGTCCCCATCATAGTTCTCACCACAGTAACTGCATCTTTCCCTTCTAATACTATAGCTACTATTGGACTAGAAGTAATAAAAGAAACAAGATTATCAAAAAATGGCTTTTTCTTATGTTCCGCGTAATGTTCCATCGCCTTTTCTTTAGAAAGCTGCATAAGTTTGAGGCCAACTATCTTTAAGCCTTTATCCTCAAATCTTGCAAGTATTTTACTTGTTAATTGTCTTTTTACAGCGTCAGGTTTAATTAACACTAAAGTTCTTTCCAAACTTTTTCCTCCTTAATTAAATTATAAAATTATTATAAATTAATCCTCGAGCCCAAAAATACTAAAAATCTTTTCGACAAGATTGTTGAGCTCCTCCTTAGAGTAAAACTCGATGACAAAACGTCCAACATTACCGGAGAATGATATATGAACTGGAGTTTTAAGTTTTTTTGAGATTTCAATTTCAATAAACTTAAGCTCTTCATCTTGTTCCACCTCTTTTTGACTTTTTAAAGGCTTACATTTGTCTTTAATACTTTTAGAAAAACTTTTAATACTTTTCTTATTTGAAAGAAATTCTATTCTTAACTCTTCGGCAACCTTTACCGACAAGTTATCCTTCACAATTCTTCTTGCAAAGTTTAATATTTCTCTCTCATCCTTTAATGAAAGTAGTACCCTTCCATGAGCAGGACTCAAGCTATTGTTCTCTATATATTTTATTACTTCATCAGGCAGTTGAAGAAGTCTAATTGTATTTGTTACATATGATCTCGATTTCCCAACGGAATTCGCTATCTCTTCATGAGTCATAGAAAATTTATCTTGAAGTTCAAGATATGCTCTTGCCTCATCAATTGCAGAAAGATTTTCCCTTTGTAAGTTCTCCACTAAAGCAAGTATAGCCATCTGATCATCGGTTACCTCTTTAACTATTGCAGGTATTTCTGAAAGTCCTATTTTTTCACAGGCCTTAACCCTTCTCTCACCAGATATCAACTCGTAGAATTGACCTTTTTCTCTTACCACTATTGGTTGGAGTACCCCGTGTTCCTTTATTGATTCAGATAGTTTGAAAATGCTTTCTTCGTCAAACACCTTTCTTGGCTGATAAGGATTTGGAAGTATCTTTTCAAGCAAAACAAATTTTAAAACTTTATCAGAGTTATCGTCTCCCAACAAGGCATCAAGACCTCTGCCCATACCTCTTTTAGACATTTTTTTCTATCTCCTGTAAAAGGTCTCTAAACGCACTGCTAACTACTGATTTAGGGTCAAATATTATCATTGGTTTACCAAAGCTTTGCGATTCTACCACTCTCACACTTCTTGGGATCAGCGCATTAAAAACTTTATTTTTAAAGTGCATCTTTAAATCGTTTAAGACTTCATTTGAAACAACAAGCCTTTGCATAAACATATTAACCAAAATGCCCAGCAAATTGAGTTCAGGATTAAGCCTGGATTTAATTCTCTCATAGGTATTAATTATCATGCTGAGACCTTCCAGGGCATAAAATTCAGCCTGCATTGTGATAATTAAATCTCTTGCTGCAGAAAGTCCATTAATGGTCAATATACCTAAAGATGGCGGGGTATCAATAATTATTACGTCAAAATTGTTATAATATTCCAATTTTTTTCTCAATTTTAAATTTCTATCAGTATCGTCAACCAGTTCAACTTCTGCACCAGCAAGATCTGGATGTGAACAGATTATCTTAAGATTCTCAATACCTGTATCAACTGGTTCAACAAATTCTTTCGTTACCAAAAGTTCATACGTCGAAGATAATAGTTTTCTTTTATCGATCCCCAAACCAGTAGTAGCATTACCTTGAGGATCTAGATCTATTATAAGGGTGTTTTTGTTTATTTCAGCATAGGAAGCGGCTAAATTTACTGCACATGTAGTTTTTCCTACACCACCCTTTTGATTTGCAAATACAATAATTCTTTTCAACGTTTTACTCTACAAAGTCCAGAGGTAGGAATAATATTAACACCATTTTTTTCTATTTCATCAAGTATAAAGTTCATCCCAATTGAATCTGATGGCATATGACCAGCAATAACAACATTTATACCAAACTTTTTGGCTTCCTCAAGATGATCTTCCTTCATGTGCATTCCCACTATAGTTCCAATACCAGCAACAGATAACTTTTCATAAGCATTTTTGCTCCCAGAGGTTCCACCAGTCATGTCTACCCAAATTTTCCCGCAACGATTTTTTTCTGATCCATTTACTATTTTTGGCCCAAAATTATGTGCTTGCGCATCCTGATATTCAGGAATTTCAAGCAAGATATCTACAATTTCACCAATAGTTTCAGGCTTCTTTTCAGCAAAAAGTTCAGTTAGAAATTTTGTAACAATGTTATCGGCCGGAGTATGAATGTTCATAAAGGCAAAACCCAAAAGTTTTGCTGCATCTACAGCTCTGTTGTGATTAGCAGGATGAACAGAGCGAGAAACTTCAGCAATTCTATTTCCCATAAGATTTTCAGCCAGATTTATTGGTATGCCTTGTGAAAAAAGTATGTCTTCTTGTATGTGCATAACCCCTTCCAAACCCGGCAAAGATTTTCCTTCAGGATGGTGAGCAAGTATTAGATCTATTCTTTCTCCTTTTTCCCTCAGCTTATCAGCAAGAACGATTTCAGGAACTTCCATATCAATTCCAACAAGAATACCTTTTATTATCTGATCTTCTTTTCCATTAAGGATTCGGCTATCGGAGTATGGATTTTCCAGAAGCTCTTTGTCAAACCTTGCCTTCTTCTTTTCGTTTAATTCTTCATAATCCTTTTTGATCTTTTCAAGATATCTAAAAACTTCTTCTTTCCCCCTGGGATCGGCTTCAATGCCCATATTAATAGCTAACTTATAAATCTCGCCTAGTTTCATAATCAACCTCCAAAATGTTTCTCAAGAAACATTTTTATGATAAAACAAAAAATGATATTAATCAAATAGTATAGGAACTCTTGTGTGAAACAATAGATATTCAGCTACGCTCCCCAAAAAAAGTCCTTCAAAGAAACCCAGCCCTCTTCTACTCATAATAATCATAGAAATGTTTTCTTTTTCAACAATAGAATTGATTTGTTTAGCGGGGTTTCCTTCTAAGACTAGATATCTGGCATTCACATTATTTTTTACTAAATCTAAAGTAAGCTTTTCTATAGCTTTATTTGCACCAGATGCCTCTTTTATCAAAAATTTTGGGTCAGATGGCTTTAGGACATGAACTAAAAGAACTTCATTTATAGCTGAAGAGATCTTTTTTAAAAAATCAAAGGCTTTCATTGAGCTTTTAGAAAAATCAGTGGGGAAAAGCACTTTCTTTAACCTATTTTCTGGTAATAGAAAGGCACTCTCGGTTTTATAAAACCTTTCAACATAAATAGGTCTTTTTATAGTTCTTATAAAATTAAGCAAGTTACTTCCGACGAATATATCTTTAAAAAATCCCTCTCCATGTTCTGACGCAAAAAGTAAATTTGCATTGATTTCATCACAATAATCTCTAATTTGCTCAACGACGTTCCCAATAAGAATTTCTAAAAAAACATTAACTCCTTCCGAAAGATAGTTATTTATATATGAACTAAAGTGATCAGAAGCAATTTTAACAATCTCCTTATTCACTTCCAAGATATTTGGGTTTACAACATGAACAAGATGAATTTCACTAATGCCAAACCTTTTAAAGTCGTTGACAGCATTAAAAAGCTTTGAAGATTGCTCTGAAAAATCAAGAGCAACTACTACTCTTTCTATTTTCATCTTTCACCTCCAAAAAATGATTTACTAGAATTTATTGTAAACTATAAATATACATATACATTAGTAACTCTTTAATAAATTAGAACAAAATAAAAAATTATCTAAACTTGCCTACGTGTTGCCTCATTTAAAAACCTAAAGGAAGTTGTATTCGTTGCCTCACTTAAAATTCTAAACATAACCATAACATATTTTATCTTTATCTTTGCTAATCTTTTTAATAGAATTTCTTACTTCTTCCTTTATGGATATGTCTTCTAGTAATCTTTTTTGAAGTTTTACTATTTCTCTTTGAAGTTCAGCTGGATTTAATTTTGTATACTGTTCTCTTAACTTTTCTTTATCTATTTTTTCTACACCAAGATTTTCTAATATTCTTTGATAAGGAGTTCTTGCTTTATCATATTTTTTTGTAACTTTACTTTCATATTCTTTCTTTTGAGATTTATTTCATTACAG comes from Thermodesulfobium acidiphilum and encodes:
- a CDS encoding NGG1p interacting factor NIF3, encoding MKLGEIYKLAINMGIEADPRGKEEVFRYLEKIKKDYEELNEKKKARFDKELLENPYSDSRILNGKEDQIIKGILVGIDMEVPEIVLADKLREKGERIDLILAHHPEGKSLPGLEGVMHIQEDILFSQGIPINLAENLMGNRIAEVSRSVHPANHNRAVDAAKLLGFAFMNIHTPADNIVTKFLTELFAEKKPETIGEIVDILLEIPEYQDAQAHNFGPKIVNGSEKNRCGKIWVDMTGGTSGSKNAYEKLSVAGIGTIVGMHMKEDHLEEAKKFGINVVIAGHMPSDSIGMNFILDEIEKNGVNIIPTSGLCRVKR
- a CDS encoding aminotransferase class I/II-fold pyridoxal phosphate-dependent enzyme, yielding MEFLKLLEHKILDLKSQFNFRSIRPISNGAEKYININGKKLLNLASNNYLGLTNNEIIKNMSIEGIKKFGTGISSSRLIIGNNILYDELEREISDFKNKAKSLVLNSGYCANLAALSIAKNCEVFMDRLCHASLIDGAILIGTRFHRFRHNDLDHLERMLKSSDNHRVVVTESIFSMDGDKCDLVNLVELSKKYDAFLILDEAHATGIFGNGRGLAHEYSLDNDVHLNVGTFSKALGSLGGYLSGDKVVIEYLINFARSLIYTTALPPSVIAANLAALKFVKENPSCGALLLQISDNVRNYLKSLGFNTLNSSSQIIPVVLGDSKKTLMAQEILFDIGLFVAAIREPTVPKNLARLRISLRSDLNIDEVEFIKKAFTLLAGKI
- the ndk gene encoding nucleoside-diphosphate kinase is translated as MERTLVLIKPDAVKRQLTSKILARFEDKGLKIVGLKLMQLSKEKAMEHYAEHKKKPFFDNLVSFITSSPIVAIVLEGKDAVTVVRTMMGTTNPRDAAPGTIRGDFAMDLGRNVIHGSDSVYSAEREIKIFFEEDEVLEYERIIDRDIYENLE
- a CDS encoding ParB/RepB/Spo0J family partition protein; amino-acid sequence: MSKRGMGRGLDALLGDDNSDKVLKFVLLEKILPNPYQPRKVFDEESIFKLSESIKEHGVLQPIVVREKGQFYELISGERRVKACEKIGLSEIPAIVKEVTDDQMAILALVENLQRENLSAIDEARAYLELQDKFSMTHEEIANSVGKSRSYVTNTIRLLQLPDEVIKYIENNSLSPAHGRVLLSLKDEREILNFARRIVKDNLSVKVAEELRIEFLSNKKSIKSFSKSIKDKCKPLKSQKEVEQDEELKFIEIEISKKLKTPVHISFSGNVGRFVIEFYSKEELNNLVEKIFSIFGLED
- a CDS encoding universal stress protein codes for the protein MKIERVVVALDFSEQSSKLFNAVNDFKRFGISEIHLVHVVNPNILEVNKEIVKIASDHFSSYINNYLSEGVNVFLEILIGNVVEQIRDYCDEINANLLFASEHGEGFFKDIFVGSNLLNFIRTIKRPIYVERFYKTESAFLLPENRLKKVLFPTDFSKSSMKAFDFLKKISSAINEVLLVHVLKPSDPKFLIKEASGANKAIEKLTLDLVKNNVNARYLVLEGNPAKQINSIVEKENISMIIMSRRGLGFFEGLFLGSVAEYLLFHTRVPILFD
- a CDS encoding ParA family protein; protein product: MKRIIVFANQKGGVGKTTCAVNLAASYAEINKNTLIIDLDPQGNATTGLGIDKRKLLSSTYELLVTKEFVEPVDTGIENLKIICSHPDLAGAEVELVDDTDRNLKLRKKLEYYNNFDVIIIDTPPSLGILTINGLSAARDLIITMQAEFYALEGLSMIINTYERIKSRLNPELNLLGILVNMFMQRLVVSNEVLNDLKMHFKNKVFNALIPRSVRVVESQSFGKPMIIFDPKSVVSSAFRDLLQEIEKNV